A stretch of DNA from Curtobacterium sp. MCBD17_035:
ACCATCGCCGTCCGCGTCGAGTCCCGGCAGGATGCCGTCCTCGACCGCACGGCGCAGCAGATCGACCTTGGTCGGGGCCGGGCGTCCGACCTCGACGTACTTCACGCGGATGCGGTCCAGGTACTCGCGCGCGGTGGAGTAGCCGATGCCGAGCTGCTGGGCGGCGAGCTTGAGCGGCAGCCCGGACGCGTACAGGTGCAGGATCTCGCGTTCGCGACGCCCGAGCTGGGCCTTGGCGAAGTCGCGGTCGGCGTCGATGGCGCTCGCCCACTCGAGGTTGTTGAGGACGTCCCCGCGCGCGACGGTCGCGACCGCGGCCATGACGGTCTTCGTCGCGGAGGACTTCGGGATGACCCCGGCGGCACCGGCGGCGAGGGCCTCTCGGACGCTCGCGACGCGGTCGGCGATGCTGTGCACGAGGACGGCGGCCCCCGTGCCCTGGACGTGCTTGACGTTCTCGGTCACGGTCGAGCCGTCGCCGAGGGACAGGTCGAGCACGACGACGTCGACCTCGCGCCCGGCGAGGGCCTCGACGTACTCCGGGACGCTCGCGGCGGTGAGCACGACCTCGTAGCCCTCGGCCTGGCACGCGGCCTGGATGCCGAGCCGGACGGACTCGTGGTCGTCGACGATCGCGACCCGGACCGGCCTGGTCGTCGTGCTCGTGTGGTCCACGCTGGTGGACGTCGTTCCTGATGCCACGGTCGCCTCGCTTCCGGCGTGCGGCCCCTGTTCCGCTCGCCGTCACCATCGTACTCAGGCCGCCACCAGCATCGGGCTCGGTTCCGGTCCGCGGTTCGGGGGACGGCGAGGACGGGGTCAGACCTCGGGGACGAGCCGCGCCACGGCCTCGACGTGGTGCGTGTGCGGGAACAGGTCGTGCCCGCGGACGTCGTCCAGCCGGTACCCGAGCTCGGCGAACGTGGCGACGTCGCGCGCCAGCGCGACGGGGTCGCACGCGACGTACACGACCTGGGCGGGCGCGAGCGCGACGACGGACTCGACCACGTCCCTCCCGGCCCCGGCCCGCGGCGGGTCGAGCACGACGGTGCCGGCCGCGAACCGGTCCCGCTCGGTCCGCCCGACGGTGTCCAGCGTGCGCCGCAGCCACCGGTCGACGCGCCCCGTCTCGGCACGCGCTCCGACCCATTCGGCGAGGTTCTCCTGGGCGTGCTCGGTCGCGGCCGCGGCGCTCTCGACGCTCGTGACGCGGTATCCACCTCCGACGAGGTCACCGAGCGCCGCCGCGAGCAGCCCGACGCCGCCGTACAGGTCGAGGTGGTGGCCCTGGGGGTCGAGCCGGTCCGGATCCACGGCGCGCCGGACGGCGTCGGTCAGGACCCGGGGTGCGGCACGGTGTACCTGCCAGAACCCCGTGTCGTCGACGGCGAACACCCGGTCGCCGACCCGTTCGTGCACGACGGTGGGTGCCTGCGCGTCGATGACGAGCCGACCCTCGCCCGACCCCTCCGACGGGGCCAGGACGTCGACCACGGCCGCGCCCGGCATGGTCCTCGCGCCGAGCGGTGCGGCCGCCGCGACGGCGGCCGCCGCGAGCGGCAGGTCGTGCACCGCGACGACGTGGTGCGAGCGCGCGGCGAAGGGGCCGGGCGTGCCGTCCTCGTCGACGTGCAGCCGGACGCGGGTCCGCCAGCCGAGACCGTCCGCGGCGTCGTCCCCGGGCGCGGCGACGACCTCGACGTCGGGCAGGTCGAGGTGTGCGAACCGCGCGAACGCCTCGACGAGGACCTGCTGCTTCAGGGCCCGCTGGTGCTCGAGTGCGATGTGTCCGAACTCGGCACCACCGGCCCGCTCGGCGGGATCGCGCTCGATCGCGGCGGCCTCCCAGACGTGCGGACGACGGTGCGGTGACGGCGCGAGCACCTCGACGGTGTCCGCGCGCCAGAACGACTTCTTCCGGTCCTCACCCACCCGGGCGACGACCCGCTCGCCCGGGATCGCGTCGGTCACGAACACGACGCGTCCCTCGTGCCGCGCCACCGTGATCCCGCCGTGCGCGATCCCGGTGACGTCGAGTTCGAGCAGCGTTCCGACCTGGTCACCCATGGAACGATGGTCGCATGCGCACCCGCCTGTACCTCGCGAGCACCTCCCCGGCACGGCGGGCCCTCCTGGCCCAGTCGGGGATCGAGCCCGTCCTCGTGGCGCCCGGCGTCGACGAGGAGTCCACCGCCGCCGCCGAGGCACAGCGCCTCGGTCGGGCGCTCACGGGCCCCGAGCTCGTGTCGCTGCTCGCCGTCGCGAAGGCCCGCGCCGTCGCGGACCGGTCGATCGCCGGCTCCCCCGTGGACGGTGTCGTCCTCGGAGGCGACTCCGCGTTCGAGGTCGACGGCCACCTGTACGGCAAACCCCACGACCCGGTCGTCGCGCGCGAGCGGTGGCGCGGGATGCTCGCGGCCGGCGGCGGCACCCTGTGGTCCGGCCACTGCGTCGTCGACCGCCGACGGGACCGGCCGGGAGGCTCCGGTACGGCCGCGTCGACGACCGCCGACGACCACGCGACCGGTGCGCATGCGGGACCGGCGGGCCGGGCCGGTGCCGTTCCTCCCGGCATGCGGATCGAGGGTGACACCGTCGTGGCGGTGGACGGTGCGCGGCTCACCTTCGCCGACGACGTCGACCCCGACGAGGTGGCGGCGTACGTGGCGACCGGCGAGCCGCTCGAGGTCGCGGGCGCGTTCACGATCGACGGCGCCGCCGCCGCGTACATCACCCGGATCGAGGGTGCCCCGAGCGCGGTCGTCGGACTGTCGCTGCCCATGCTGCGGTCGATGCTCCGTCACGGCTTCGGCATCGCCTGGCACGATCTGTGGGCCACCGCCTGACCCGGAGGGCGTTGTAGCAACCGCACGGCCGGACCACGCCTTCTTTGTGCATGCCGGTCAATGGGGGCACCCGGGGCGCGAATACGCTGAGTTCTCATGCCCCGTATCAGCAAGGTCCTCATCGCGAACCGTGGCGAGATCGCGGTCCGGATCATCCGAGCGGCACGTGACGCGGGCAAGGCCTCGGTCGCCGTCTACGCCGACCAGGACCGTGACGCCCTGCACGCCCGCCTCGCCGACGAGGCCTACGCGCTGAACGGGACGACGAGCGCCGACACCTACCTCGTCATCGACAAGATCGTCTCCGTCGCCCGACGCTCCGGTGCCGACGCCGTGCACCCCGGGTACGGGTTCCTCGCCGAGAACGCGGACTTCGCCCGCGCGGTGATCGACGCCGGACTCGTGTGGATCGGCCCGTCGCCCGAGGCCATCGAGCGGCTCGGCGACAAGGTGTCCGCCCGGCACGTGGCGGAGGCGGTCGGCGCGCCGCTCGCACCCGGCACCATCGAGCCGGTCCAGGACGTCTCCGAGGTCGTGGCCTTCGCGGACGAGGTCGGCCTGCCCGTCGCCATCAAGGCGGCGTTCGGCGGCGGCGGTCGTGGCCTCAAGGTCGCCCGGACCCGCGAGGAGATCCCCGAGCTGTTCGACTCCGCCACCCGCGAGGCCGTGGCGGCGTTCGGACGCGGCGAGTGCTTCGTCGAGAAGTACCTCGACGAACCGCGCCACGTCGAGACCCAGTGCCTGGCCGACGCCGAGGGCAACGTCGTCGTCGTGTCGACGCGTGACTGCTCGCTGCAGCGCCGCCACCAGAAGCTCGTCGAGGAGGCCCCGGCGCCGTACCTGACGCCGGAGCAGACCGAGCAGCTGTACACCTCTTCGAAGGCCATCCTGCGCGAGGTCGGCTACCTCGGCGCGGGCACCTGCGAGTTCCTGGTCGGTCGGGACGGCACCGTCTCGTTCCTCGAGGTGAACACGCGCCTGCAGGTCGAGCACACGGTGTCCGAGGAGGTCACCGGCATCGACCTGGTCCGCGAGCAGTTCCGCATCGCCGAGGGCGGCACGCTCGACTACCCGGACCCGGAGGCCCGAGGGCACTCGTTCGAGTTCCGCATCAACGGCGAGGACCCCGGCCGCAACTTCTTCCCCGCGCCCGGCCCGGTCCACGTGTTCCACGCCCCGTCCGGTCCCGGCGTCCGCGTCGACTCCGGTGTCGTCTCCGGCGACGTCGTCACCGGTGCGTTCGACTCGCTGCTCGCCAAGCTCGTCGTCACCGGAGCGTCGCGCGCCGAGGCGTTGGAGCGTTCGCGTCGTGCGCTGGCCGAGTTCGAGGTCACGGGCCTCCCGACCGTCCTGCCGTTCCACCGCGCCGTCGTGGAGGACCCGGCGTTCGCTACCGCCGACGACGCACCGTTCAGCGTGTACACCCGCTGGATCGAGACCGACTTCGTCAACGAGATCCCCGCGTGGTCGGGCGAGCCCGAGGCGCTCCCCGAGCCGCCGGCGCGCGAACGCGTCGTCGTCGAGGTGGCGGGCAAGCGGATCGAGGTCACGATGCCGAGCGTCGTCGGCGTCGCGGCGTCCCCCCGGCACCGGACCGCTCCCCCGAAGCGCCGCACCTCCACGGTCCGGGGCGGCGGCGCCGGTGGTCCCTCCGGCGCGAGCGTCACCTCGCCGATGCAGGCGACCGTCGTCAAGCTCGCCGTCGAGGAGGGCCAGGAGGTCGTCAAGGGCGATCTGCTCGTCGTGCTCGAGGCCATGAAGATGGAGCAGCCCGTGCAGGCGCACCGCGACGGCGTCGTGCGCGCCGTGAACGCGCCCGTCGGGCAGACCGTGTCCTCGGGACATGTGCTGCTCGAGCTCGCGTAGCGCGGCCCTGGTCCTCCACACGCCGGGAGGCGCGGCGCGGCTCCACACGCGGGGGCCGTCGACGAGCGCGCGGACGAGCCGCATCTAGAGTTGTCGGCATGGCCACCACGACCAGCGAGAACCCCCTGAACGACCCCGCGGTCGACCCGTTCGAGGTCGCCCGCGACGCCGCCGCCGTGATCGCGGACCGCTCGGGCATCGAGCACCACGACATCGCCCTGACCCTCGGGAGCGGCTGGGCGAAGGCCGCGGACCTCCTCGGCGAGACCGTGTCCGAGGTCCCCGCCACCGAGGTCCCCGGGTTCAGCGCCTCCGCGGTCGTCGGACACACCGGGACGCTGCGATCCGTGCGGATGCCTGACGGGCGGCACGCGCTC
This window harbors:
- a CDS encoding TRAM domain-containing protein, giving the protein MGDQVGTLLELDVTGIAHGGITVARHEGRVVFVTDAIPGERVVARVGEDRKKSFWRADTVEVLAPSPHRRPHVWEAAAIERDPAERAGGAEFGHIALEHQRALKQQVLVEAFARFAHLDLPDVEVVAAPGDDAADGLGWRTRVRLHVDEDGTPGPFAARSHHVVAVHDLPLAAAAVAAAAPLGARTMPGAAVVDVLAPSEGSGEGRLVIDAQAPTVVHERVGDRVFAVDDTGFWQVHRAAPRVLTDAVRRAVDPDRLDPQGHHLDLYGGVGLLAAALGDLVGGGYRVTSVESAAAATEHAQENLAEWVGARAETGRVDRWLRRTLDTVGRTERDRFAAGTVVLDPPRAGAGRDVVESVVALAPAQVVYVACDPVALARDVATFAELGYRLDDVRGHDLFPHTHHVEAVARLVPEV
- a CDS encoding response regulator transcription factor, whose amino-acid sequence is MDHTSTTTRPVRVAIVDDHESVRLGIQAACQAEGYEVVLTAASVPEYVEALAGREVDVVVLDLSLGDGSTVTENVKHVQGTGAAVLVHSIADRVASVREALAAGAAGVIPKSSATKTVMAAVATVARGDVLNNLEWASAIDADRDFAKAQLGRREREILHLYASGLPLKLAAQQLGIGYSTAREYLDRIRVKYVEVGRPAPTKVDLLRRAVEDGILPGLDADGDGR
- a CDS encoding Maf family protein, with the protein product MRTRLYLASTSPARRALLAQSGIEPVLVAPGVDEESTAAAEAQRLGRALTGPELVSLLAVAKARAVADRSIAGSPVDGVVLGGDSAFEVDGHLYGKPHDPVVARERWRGMLAAGGGTLWSGHCVVDRRRDRPGGSGTAASTTADDHATGAHAGPAGRAGAVPPGMRIEGDTVVAVDGARLTFADDVDPDEVAAYVATGEPLEVAGAFTIDGAAAAYITRIEGAPSAVVGLSLPMLRSMLRHGFGIAWHDLWATA
- a CDS encoding biotin carboxylase N-terminal domain-containing protein, whose amino-acid sequence is MPRISKVLIANRGEIAVRIIRAARDAGKASVAVYADQDRDALHARLADEAYALNGTTSADTYLVIDKIVSVARRSGADAVHPGYGFLAENADFARAVIDAGLVWIGPSPEAIERLGDKVSARHVAEAVGAPLAPGTIEPVQDVSEVVAFADEVGLPVAIKAAFGGGGRGLKVARTREEIPELFDSATREAVAAFGRGECFVEKYLDEPRHVETQCLADAEGNVVVVSTRDCSLQRRHQKLVEEAPAPYLTPEQTEQLYTSSKAILREVGYLGAGTCEFLVGRDGTVSFLEVNTRLQVEHTVSEEVTGIDLVREQFRIAEGGTLDYPDPEARGHSFEFRINGEDPGRNFFPAPGPVHVFHAPSGPGVRVDSGVVSGDVVTGAFDSLLAKLVVTGASRAEALERSRRALAEFEVTGLPTVLPFHRAVVEDPAFATADDAPFSVYTRWIETDFVNEIPAWSGEPEALPEPPARERVVVEVAGKRIEVTMPSVVGVAASPRHRTAPPKRRTSTVRGGGAGGPSGASVTSPMQATVVKLAVEEGQEVVKGDLLVVLEAMKMEQPVQAHRDGVVRAVNAPVGQTVSSGHVLLELA